The genomic window CGTGCTCCTGGAAAAACTCCCTAAAGAGCTTAGGCAGCGCCTGCTCCGAGATCCCGATTCCCGTATCCTGCACCTCGATAACAGCCTGCTGCTCAGCCCGATAGGAGCGCACCCGAACCCCCCCGCGCTCGGTAAAGCGGATGCCGTTGCCGATCAGGTTGACAAGCACCTGAGACAAGCGCACGGGGTCGGCCATGACGGTAAGAGCCGGATCGGCGTGTTCGCTGGTCAAGTAGAGGCTTTTTTCGTCGGCCAGCGCGCGCAATCCGGCGACAACCTCATCGATGAGCGCGGGCACTTCGACGGGCTCGTAGCGCAGCTCCATGCGCCCGGCCTCGATCTTGGAGAAATCCAGAATGTCGTTGAGCAAGTTGAGCAAGCGCCGGCCGTTGGAGCGGATGGCCTCCAAGAACTCAAGGAAATGCGCCGGCACCTCCGGCATGGCGCGCAGCTCGTCTCGCAGTAGCTCCGCAAAGCCCAAAATGGAGGCTAGAGGCGTGCGGATCTCATGACTCATGTTCGCCAAAAAGGCGGACTTCATCCGGCTGGCCTCTTCGGCCTGTTCTCGGGCGCGTATGAGCACCTGCTCCGATAGCTTGCGCTCCGTTATATCTACCACCATCCCATCGATCCGCAGTCCATCTTCAGAGGTGGCCACCCAACGGGCCTCATCCAGCACCCAACGAATCCCGCCGTCCGCATGCAAGATCCGATGCTCCAGGCGCAATATCCGGCCCGGCTGAGGGTGATGCAAAAAGTCCTCCCAGGCCTTGCGCACGCTGGGCCGATCTTCTGGATGCGTGATCTCCAACCAAAGGGAGCTCCCGCGCTGAAAACGCTCTGGTTCGTAGCCGGTGATACGCGCGATGGCCGGAGAAAGCAGAAGGTAGCGCGCCCGAACATCGGGATCCGGAAGGGCGCTATAGATGGCCGCGCTGAGGCTGGCAATGACCTCATAGAAGTGATGCGACGGGACCTCCGATTTAGGCCGAGCGCAGATAGCCACCCCTAGCCTTTGCCCGGAAAGCCCCCAGGGGAAGACGGTCACCGCCCAGCCTCGGCCGAGGCCTGCAAGCGTAAGCTCAACGCGCTCCCCCCGACGGGCCCGCACAAAGGCGCGCAGCAGACGCGTGCGCTCCAAAGGGGACATTCGGACCCAGATTTCGTCTGCGGAAAGCCCCCCAAGCAGGCTTCTCAG from Bacteroidota bacterium includes these protein-coding regions:
- a CDS encoding ATP-binding protein, which codes for MEKIQPNGAGHGGRAPVSGLLWEEAAPFVLEGLPDALLVLSPQGDLAYENPALRSLLGGLSADEIWVRMSPLERTRLLRAFVRARRGERVELTLAGLGRGWAVTVFPWGLSGQRLGVAICARPKSEVPSHHFYEVIASLSAAIYSALPDPDVRARYLLLSPAIARITGYEPERFQRGSSLWLEITHPEDRPSVRKAWEDFLHHPQPGRILRLEHRILHADGGIRWVLDEARWVATSEDGLRIDGMVVDITERKLSEQVLIRAREQAEEASRMKSAFLANMSHEIRTPLASILGFAELLRDELRAMPEVPAHFLEFLEAIRSNGRRLLNLLNDILDFSKIEAGRMELRYEPVEVPALIDEVVAGLRALADEKSLYLTSEHADPALTVMADPVRLSQVLVNLIGNGIRFTERGGVRVRSYRAEQQAVIEVQDTGIGISEQALPKLFREFFQEHADPNRPREGTGLGLAISMRLVRMMGGTITVQSKKGEGSTFTVLIPLRERTAAARHERRPRVLVVEDAPENGQILAYYLREEFDVQVLGSAEEALDWLEEHHVDALLVDIYLGQGMDGVELVRRLRQRPGWAEIPIIAQTAYAAAAEEIKFLQSGFNALLIKPISKEELLACLRRHVGPRHRFPEELV